A window from Corynebacterium singulare encodes these proteins:
- the dusB gene encoding tRNA dihydrouridine synthase DusB, which yields MTLAIGKIQLTSPVVLAPMAGVTNVAFRVLCREQEIEKTGTVSGLYVCEMVTARALVERNPKTMHMTTFDPQENPRSLQLYTVDPEYTYKAAKMIVDENLADHIDMNFGCPVPKVTRRGGGSALPYKRRLFGNIVAAAVKATEGTDIPVTVKMRVGIDDEHHTHLDAGRIAVEEGASAVALHGRTAAQRYSGHADWNEIARLKEHLADTGIPVLGNGDIFKASDAHAMMAQTGCDGVVVGRGCLGRPWLFAELSAHLRGEPVPSEPTLGEVTRIMTRHAELLAQHEGERQASRDIRKHIGWYLRGFPVGGEVRAGLSRVNSLEDLRELLAPWSDSPALADDADGARGRQGSPAKVVLPEGWLDDPEDATVPEGAELMHSGG from the coding sequence GTGACTCTTGCGATCGGAAAAATTCAGCTCACTTCCCCCGTTGTTCTCGCCCCCATGGCTGGCGTGACCAACGTGGCTTTTCGCGTGCTGTGCCGCGAGCAAGAGATCGAAAAAACCGGAACCGTATCCGGACTCTATGTGTGCGAAATGGTTACTGCCCGCGCGCTCGTGGAGCGCAACCCGAAAACCATGCATATGACCACCTTCGATCCGCAGGAGAATCCGCGCTCCCTGCAGCTGTACACCGTGGATCCGGAGTACACCTATAAGGCTGCGAAGATGATTGTGGATGAAAATCTGGCGGACCACATTGACATGAACTTTGGTTGCCCGGTGCCTAAGGTGACACGCCGCGGTGGCGGCTCGGCCCTGCCTTATAAACGTCGCCTTTTCGGCAATATTGTGGCAGCAGCGGTTAAGGCTACCGAGGGCACCGATATCCCTGTGACGGTGAAGATGCGCGTAGGCATCGACGATGAGCACCACACACACCTTGACGCGGGACGCATTGCGGTGGAGGAAGGGGCGTCGGCAGTCGCTCTCCACGGTCGTACCGCAGCACAGCGCTACTCCGGCCATGCTGACTGGAACGAGATTGCACGCCTCAAGGAGCACCTGGCCGATACCGGTATTCCGGTGCTGGGCAACGGCGATATCTTCAAGGCCAGCGACGCCCACGCCATGATGGCGCAGACCGGCTGCGACGGCGTCGTCGTCGGGCGCGGCTGTTTGGGTAGGCCGTGGCTGTTCGCGGAGCTGTCCGCACACCTGCGCGGCGAACCAGTCCCGTCTGAGCCCACGCTCGGCGAGGTCACCCGGATCATGACCCGCCACGCGGAGCTCTTGGCGCAGCACGAGGGCGAGCGCCAGGCCAGCCGCGATATCCGTAAGCACATTGGCTGGTACCTGCGTGGATTCCCTGTCGGCGGCGAGGTTCGGGCGGGTCTTTCGCGCGTTAATTCCCTTGAGGATCTGCGCGAACTCCTCGCACCGTGGTCCGACTCCCCTGCGCTTGCCGACGACGCCGATGGTGCCCGTGGACGCCAAGGCTCCCCCGCCAAGGTAGTCCTTCCTGAGGGCTGGCTCGACGATCCGGAGGATGCGACTGTGCCCGAGGGTGCAGAGTTGATGCACTCTGGCGGCTAA
- the mgtE gene encoding magnesium transporter codes for MADTTEQASEVVEAWLKQDDAIDPKKAPKLQKLLAEVPRQELIAIVERQNAVRAALALRLLPRAQSIAVFDALDAKHQADIIDELGNTDVYEFFDELDPEDRVALLDELPAEIADRLLRSLTKSKRDVTGVVLGYTKGSVGRRMSPEVPEILPSMTVDDALSTLRDTADELETIYTIPVTRSDRRLVGVVSLREIFVAQSGVLIESIMQDPIYAHASDDAEETVRWFLPLDILALPIVDDSHRLVGLLTWDDATDIVEEADSEDSARAGGTEALQQPYLSTPLLKLVRSRIVWLLVLAVSALLTVQVLDSFEGTLAKAVVLSLFIPLLTGTGGNTGNQAATTVTRALALGDVRTRDLIAVMWRELRVGMLLGAVLGSAGLVLATLVYGLDIGIVIGSTLFLICSISATVGGLMPIVAKTVGADPAVFSNPFISTFCDATGLIIYFLIAKSVLGI; via the coding sequence ATGGCAGATACAACTGAGCAGGCCAGCGAAGTCGTCGAGGCCTGGCTGAAGCAGGACGATGCCATCGACCCGAAGAAAGCACCAAAGTTGCAGAAGCTTCTCGCTGAGGTACCTCGGCAGGAGCTTATTGCCATCGTGGAGCGCCAAAATGCTGTGCGTGCCGCGTTGGCGCTGCGCCTGCTGCCGCGAGCGCAATCCATTGCGGTTTTCGACGCACTCGACGCCAAGCACCAGGCCGACATCATCGACGAGCTGGGCAACACAGACGTCTACGAATTCTTCGACGAACTCGACCCGGAGGACCGAGTAGCGCTCCTCGACGAACTCCCAGCAGAAATTGCTGACCGTCTCCTGCGCTCACTGACGAAGTCCAAGCGGGACGTCACGGGTGTGGTTCTGGGGTACACGAAAGGTTCGGTGGGCCGCCGAATGTCGCCGGAAGTCCCCGAGATTCTGCCGTCTATGACCGTTGATGATGCGTTGAGCACCCTGCGTGATACCGCCGATGAGTTGGAAACCATCTACACCATTCCGGTTACGCGATCTGACCGCCGATTGGTCGGTGTCGTCAGCTTGCGCGAGATCTTCGTTGCGCAATCAGGTGTTCTGATCGAATCCATCATGCAGGATCCGATCTACGCCCATGCCAGCGATGACGCCGAGGAAACCGTGCGTTGGTTCCTGCCCCTGGATATCCTCGCGCTTCCCATCGTCGATGACTCGCACCGCTTGGTGGGTCTGCTCACGTGGGACGATGCCACGGACATCGTTGAAGAGGCTGATAGTGAGGACTCCGCGCGCGCCGGTGGTACTGAGGCTCTGCAGCAGCCCTATCTCTCCACGCCTTTGCTCAAGCTGGTGCGCTCGCGCATCGTATGGCTACTGGTGTTGGCGGTTTCCGCGTTGCTCACGGTGCAGGTACTCGACTCTTTCGAGGGAACTCTGGCGAAGGCCGTCGTGTTGTCCCTGTTTATCCCGCTATTGACAGGAACCGGCGGTAATACGGGAAACCAGGCAGCAACGACGGTAACCCGTGCGCTGGCGCTTGGCGACGTCCGCACGCGCGACCTCATCGCCGTCATGTGGCGCGAGTTACGCGTCGGCATGTTACTCGGCGCCGTCCTCGGATCAGCAGGACTGGTGCTCGCCACCCTGGTCTACGGACTCGACATCGGAATCGTGATCGGTTCGACCCTCTTTCTCATCTGCTCTATTTCAGCAACAGTCGGCGGTCTTATGCCCATCGTTGCCAAGACCGTGGGTGCGGATCCGGCAGTCTTTTCTAACCCGTTTATTTCCACGTTCTGCGATGCGACGGGCCTGATTATCTACTTCCTCATCGCAAAATCAGTTCTGGGGATCTAG
- the cysK gene encoding cysteine synthase A, with product MTVYNNILETIGGTPLVRLNRLTEGLGAEVLVKVESFNPANSVKDRIAKAIVDAAVESGELKPGGTIVEATSGNTGIGLALVGAAQGYKVILTMPETMSNERKVLLRAYGAEIVLTPGAAGMKGAVEKANEIIAETPNAILASQFANEANPKIHEATTGPEIWDDAEGKVDAFVAGVGTGGTVTGVGRYLRSQNPDTYLVAVEPSDSPVLSEGKAGPHKIQGIGANFVPEVLDREILNEVLTATTEESVSTARKLATEEGLLVGISSGANVSAALKLAARDEFKGKTIVVVAPDFGERYVSTILFEDIREA from the coding sequence GTGACTGTTTACAACAACATTCTGGAGACCATCGGCGGTACCCCGCTCGTGCGCCTTAACCGCCTGACCGAGGGCCTTGGCGCTGAGGTGCTGGTCAAGGTTGAGTCTTTTAACCCAGCAAACTCTGTGAAGGACCGCATTGCCAAGGCGATTGTCGACGCTGCCGTGGAATCCGGCGAGCTCAAGCCGGGCGGCACCATCGTAGAGGCTACCTCCGGCAATACCGGTATCGGCCTGGCTCTCGTCGGTGCGGCACAGGGCTACAAGGTCATCCTTACCATGCCGGAAACCATGTCCAACGAGCGTAAGGTGCTGCTCCGCGCCTACGGCGCTGAAATTGTCCTGACTCCGGGCGCTGCTGGCATGAAGGGTGCAGTAGAAAAGGCAAACGAAATTATTGCCGAAACCCCGAACGCCATCCTGGCCTCCCAGTTCGCTAATGAGGCTAACCCCAAGATCCACGAGGCGACCACCGGCCCGGAGATCTGGGATGACGCTGAAGGCAAGGTCGACGCCTTCGTTGCCGGCGTCGGCACCGGCGGCACCGTCACCGGTGTCGGCCGCTACCTGCGTTCCCAGAACCCGGATACGTACCTCGTTGCTGTCGAGCCCTCCGATTCCCCAGTTCTGTCCGAGGGCAAGGCTGGTCCGCACAAGATCCAGGGTATCGGCGCCAACTTCGTGCCGGAGGTTCTCGACCGCGAGATTCTCAACGAGGTTCTCACCGCAACCACCGAGGAATCCGTCTCCACCGCACGCAAGCTCGCTACCGAGGAAGGCCTTCTCGTGGGCATTTCTTCCGGCGCCAACGTCTCCGCTGCCCTGAAGCTGGCTGCCCGTGACGAGTTCAAGGGCAAGACCATCGTGGTGGTTGCTCCGGACTTTGGTGAGCGCTACGTCTCCACCATCCTCTTCGAGGACATCCGCGAGGCCTAA
- a CDS encoding GNAT family N-acetyltransferase translates to MGTMTTSVAHQTDQSRFVITVDGEEAGFAEYADTATTREFHHTEIYEAFQGQGLSKPLIKAALDDDSTAARQVVPTCSAVAGFIAKNPEYQPLTTREGNL, encoded by the coding sequence ATGGGGACTATGACTACTTCAGTTGCGCACCAAACCGATCAGTCCCGTTTCGTTATTACCGTCGATGGCGAAGAGGCAGGCTTCGCCGAGTACGCCGATACTGCGACAACACGCGAATTCCACCACACCGAAATCTATGAGGCCTTCCAAGGGCAGGGACTGTCCAAGCCTCTTATCAAGGCTGCTTTGGATGATGACTCCACCGCTGCTCGCCAGGTTGTCCCCACGTGCAGCGCAGTGGCCGGTTTCATTGCGAAGAACCCCGAATACCAGCCGCTCACCACTCGTGAGGGCAACCTCTAG
- a CDS encoding acetyl-CoA hydrolase/transferase family protein, with protein sequence MSERIAYAPFEKLVMSADEAAQFVNHGDRVGISGFTGAGYPKALPTAIAEKAKAAHEAGEEFKIDVFSGASTAPDCDGVLAEANAIRFRSPYNSDPALRNRFNDGSALYQDIHLSHSGQQVEEGFYGDFQVAIIEAVRIDENGNIVPSSAVGNNLEYIDAADKIIIEVNEWQSENLEGMHDIYKIEKLPNRQPIPITKPADRVGTTYIEIPEEKVVAVVKTDAPDRNAPFKAPDEISEKIAANFIEFLEGEVAAGRLEYDKFIMQSGVGNVPNAVMAGLLDSKFENIQAYTEVIQDGMLDLIDAGKMTVASATSFALSPEYADKMNAEAERYAKHIILRPQQVSNHPEVIRRVGLISSNGMIEGDIYGNINSTNVSGSRIMNGTGGSGDFTRNAYISTFVSPSVAKDGAISAIVPFVSHTDHTEHDTMVIITEYGVADLRGLAPKERVEKVIAVAHPDYRPLLEEYFERAKENKFQHTPHDLKTAFEFQVNFMEKGDMRG encoded by the coding sequence ATGTCTGAGAGAATCGCGTACGCACCGTTTGAGAAGCTTGTTATGAGCGCTGACGAGGCTGCACAGTTTGTCAACCACGGTGACCGTGTGGGTATCTCCGGCTTTACCGGTGCCGGCTACCCCAAGGCCCTGCCCACCGCTATTGCTGAGAAGGCTAAGGCTGCTCACGAGGCTGGCGAGGAATTTAAGATTGATGTATTCTCCGGCGCCTCCACCGCTCCGGATTGCGATGGTGTGCTGGCAGAGGCCAACGCCATCCGCTTCCGTTCCCCGTACAACTCCGATCCGGCTCTGCGTAACCGCTTTAACGACGGCTCGGCCCTCTACCAGGACATCCACCTGTCCCACTCGGGCCAGCAGGTCGAAGAGGGCTTCTACGGTGATTTCCAGGTAGCGATCATTGAGGCCGTGCGCATCGATGAAAACGGCAACATCGTTCCGTCCTCCGCCGTGGGTAACAACCTTGAGTACATCGATGCAGCTGACAAGATCATCATCGAGGTCAACGAGTGGCAGTCCGAGAACCTCGAGGGCATGCACGACATTTACAAGATTGAAAAGCTGCCGAACCGTCAGCCGATTCCGATCACCAAGCCGGCCGATCGCGTAGGCACCACCTACATTGAGATTCCGGAAGAGAAGGTCGTGGCCGTTGTCAAGACCGACGCCCCAGACCGCAACGCACCGTTTAAGGCTCCGGACGAGATCTCCGAGAAGATCGCTGCAAACTTCATCGAGTTCCTTGAGGGCGAGGTTGCCGCTGGTCGCCTCGAATATGACAAGTTCATCATGCAGTCCGGCGTGGGTAACGTGCCGAACGCCGTGATGGCCGGCCTGCTGGACTCCAAGTTTGAGAACATTCAGGCGTACACCGAGGTTATCCAGGACGGCATGCTCGACCTTATTGATGCTGGCAAGATGACCGTCGCTTCCGCTACCTCCTTCGCGCTGTCCCCGGAGTACGCAGACAAGATGAACGCTGAGGCTGAGCGCTACGCCAAGCACATCATCCTGCGCCCGCAGCAGGTGTCCAACCACCCGGAGGTTATCCGCCGCGTCGGCCTGATTTCCTCCAACGGCATGATTGAGGGCGACATCTACGGCAACATCAACTCCACCAACGTCTCCGGCTCCCGCATCATGAACGGTACCGGTGGCTCCGGTGACTTCACCCGTAACGCGTACATCTCCACCTTCGTCTCCCCGTCGGTAGCTAAGGATGGTGCAATTTCCGCCATCGTTCCGTTCGTGTCCCACACCGACCACACTGAGCATGACACCATGGTCATCATCACCGAGTACGGTGTTGCCGACTTGCGTGGCCTGGCCCCGAAGGAGCGTGTGGAGAAGGTCATCGCCGTGGCTCACCCGGACTACCGTCCGCTGCTGGAGGAGTACTTCGAGCGTGCGAAGGAAAACAAGTTCCAGCACACCCCGCACGACCTGAAGACCGCCTTTGAATTCCAGGTGAACTTCATGGAGAAGGGTGACATGCGCGGTTAA
- the murA gene encoding UDP-N-acetylglucosamine 1-carboxyvinyltransferase yields MKDQFIVNGGARLHGTVKVDGAKNSVLKLMAAALLAEGTTTLTNCPEILDVPLMRKVLEGLGCSVEIEGHTVRITTPAELHSNADFDAVRQFRASVCVLGPLTSRCGHAKVALPGGDAIGSRPLDMHQSGLEKLGAQTRIEHGAVVAEAEHLRGASIKLDFPSVGATENILTAAVLAEGETQLHNAAREPEIVDLCLMLKQMGADIEGEGTSTITIRGVEKLHPTEHEVIGDRIVAGTWAYAAVMTQGDITVGGIAPKHLHLPLEKLKSAGADVDAYVNGFRVRMNRRPSAVDYQTLPYPGFPTDLQPIAIGLSAVAEGTSIITENVFESRFRFVDEMLRLGADAQVDGHHVVIRGQERLSSTHVWSSDIRAGAGLVLSALCADETTTVHDVFHIDRGYPNFVENLQALGATIERTQEETLY; encoded by the coding sequence GTGAAAGACCAATTTATTGTCAATGGTGGGGCGCGCCTGCACGGCACCGTCAAGGTGGACGGTGCCAAGAACAGTGTGCTGAAGCTTATGGCTGCAGCGTTGTTGGCGGAAGGCACCACCACGCTGACCAACTGTCCTGAGATTCTCGATGTCCCCCTCATGCGCAAGGTCCTCGAGGGCCTTGGCTGCTCGGTGGAGATTGAGGGACACACGGTGCGCATTACGACTCCCGCCGAGCTCCATTCCAACGCGGACTTCGACGCCGTGCGTCAGTTCCGCGCATCTGTGTGTGTGCTCGGCCCCCTCACGTCGCGGTGTGGCCACGCCAAGGTGGCGCTTCCCGGCGGTGATGCCATCGGCTCTCGCCCCCTTGATATGCACCAATCCGGCTTGGAAAAGCTCGGCGCCCAAACCCGTATTGAACACGGCGCTGTTGTTGCTGAGGCCGAACACCTTCGTGGAGCCAGCATCAAGCTTGACTTCCCTTCGGTCGGTGCAACAGAGAACATCTTGACCGCGGCGGTCCTCGCTGAGGGTGAAACGCAACTGCACAACGCTGCCCGCGAGCCCGAAATTGTGGATCTCTGTCTCATGCTCAAGCAGATGGGTGCGGATATCGAAGGTGAAGGTACATCCACTATCACCATTAGGGGAGTGGAGAAGCTGCACCCCACCGAACATGAGGTTATCGGTGACCGCATCGTTGCCGGTACGTGGGCCTATGCAGCGGTGATGACGCAGGGTGACATTACTGTCGGCGGTATTGCACCGAAGCACCTCCACCTCCCCCTGGAGAAACTCAAGTCTGCCGGCGCTGATGTTGACGCCTACGTCAATGGTTTCCGCGTGCGCATGAACCGTCGGCCTTCTGCCGTGGACTATCAGACGTTGCCGTATCCAGGATTCCCCACGGATCTTCAGCCCATAGCCATTGGTCTGTCCGCGGTCGCGGAGGGTACTTCCATCATCACGGAGAATGTCTTTGAGTCTCGCTTTCGGTTCGTCGATGAGATGCTGCGTCTCGGTGCGGATGCACAGGTCGACGGCCACCATGTGGTGATCCGTGGTCAGGAGCGATTGTCTTCTACCCATGTGTGGAGTTCCGATATTCGCGCTGGAGCGGGTCTTGTACTGTCCGCTTTGTGCGCTGATGAGACAACTACGGTGCACGATGTCTTCCACATCGACCGCGGTTATCCCAACTTCGTCGAGAACCTCCAGGCTCTGGGCGCAACTATCGAGCGCACCCAAGAAGAAACGCTCTACTAA
- a CDS encoding DUF2262 domain-containing protein: protein MLSLYRDFPDDEILQATLTNEAAEFLFIAPTAPQRSESESPYSEDRTHIQLLSMGGLALRFLPNGELITGDIDVRYPQLFQTSGGKTIWDPRELADLEPFTVYRARGARHFHERSQQHYVDIWEILPTIADPAMDALVAKLAAPVILNSDHGPLVLDRASNTFDGRAEDLGVDISIVYEGEELLLADTKKNFKAQLKIINKVVNAGFLDKARRFAAKKALAAANRWRTDVAQAEGIDAPIPELSVEDVYRAVTPVAVEVPQRGHIIVEFDDGYLFGGHPVTVTTRRNGTPVGCELDA, encoded by the coding sequence ATGCTGTCGCTCTACCGTGATTTTCCCGACGATGAGATCCTTCAGGCAACTCTCACCAATGAGGCAGCGGAGTTCCTATTCATCGCCCCTACAGCCCCGCAGAGGTCAGAAAGCGAATCACCTTACTCCGAAGATAGGACGCACATTCAGCTATTGAGCATGGGCGGTCTCGCCCTCCGGTTCTTGCCGAATGGAGAACTGATTACTGGTGACATCGACGTGCGCTACCCACAGCTTTTTCAGACCTCCGGAGGAAAAACGATATGGGATCCGCGGGAGCTCGCTGATTTAGAACCTTTCACCGTGTACCGCGCGCGGGGAGCACGCCATTTCCATGAGAGAAGTCAGCAGCATTATGTCGATATTTGGGAGATTCTTCCTACTATCGCGGATCCTGCTATGGACGCCTTGGTGGCCAAGCTCGCGGCTCCGGTCATCCTTAACTCCGACCACGGGCCATTGGTGCTCGATCGTGCGTCGAACACGTTCGACGGGCGGGCCGAGGACCTCGGAGTGGATATCAGCATCGTGTATGAGGGGGAGGAGCTTCTCCTTGCGGACACAAAGAAGAACTTTAAAGCACAGCTGAAAATAATCAACAAGGTTGTGAACGCTGGTTTCCTTGATAAGGCGCGTCGCTTCGCCGCGAAGAAAGCCCTCGCTGCAGCCAACCGCTGGCGCACCGATGTGGCGCAGGCAGAGGGCATAGATGCTCCCATCCCAGAGCTGAGCGTGGAGGACGTCTACCGCGCAGTGACACCGGTTGCCGTCGAGGTCCCCCAACGCGGGCACATTATCGTCGAGTTCGATGACGGCTACCTCTTCGGCGGCCATCCCGTCACGGTGACGACGAGGAGAAACGGCACGCCCGTAGGATGTGAGCTGGACGCCTAG
- the phoU gene encoding phosphate signaling complex protein PhoU, whose amino-acid sequence MRAAYREQLDNFAHDLIIMSDTVHKLMTLASQALLEGALQPAEEALSLREDLDEVRERCEDRAVSLLALENPMAKDLRQVISSIYIVEDYYRMGRLAQHIATSARRRHPEIVVPTEILGFFEEYARLVLDMSLGLKELLITRDPELALHLTEDDDAVDDINHHLLRMLTQREWNGSVRQAVETSQLSRYYERFADHCASAAGRIIYLATGLDPERYMHKRDEEKREAEMEARMAELERQFHR is encoded by the coding sequence ATGCGCGCCGCTTACCGTGAACAGCTGGATAACTTTGCCCATGACCTGATCATCATGAGCGATACTGTCCACAAATTGATGACTCTAGCCTCCCAGGCCCTGCTTGAGGGCGCCCTCCAGCCAGCCGAGGAGGCCCTCTCACTGCGCGAAGACCTCGATGAAGTGCGCGAACGCTGCGAGGACCGCGCGGTCTCCCTCTTGGCCTTGGAGAACCCCATGGCCAAAGATCTCCGCCAGGTCATCTCCTCTATCTACATCGTGGAGGATTACTACCGCATGGGCCGCTTAGCCCAGCACATTGCCACGAGCGCACGCCGCCGACACCCTGAGATCGTCGTTCCCACGGAAATTTTGGGTTTCTTCGAGGAGTACGCGCGCCTCGTTCTGGACATGTCCTTGGGCCTCAAGGAGCTCCTTATCACCCGCGACCCGGAACTCGCGCTGCATCTCACCGAGGACGACGACGCCGTTGATGACATCAACCACCACCTGCTGCGCATGTTGACCCAGCGTGAGTGGAATGGCTCCGTCCGCCAGGCAGTCGAGACGTCGCAGCTTTCTCGTTACTACGAGCGCTTCGCCGACCACTGCGCATCCGCTGCTGGCCGCATCATTTACCTCGCCACGGGTTTGGATCCTGAGCGCTACATGCACAAGCGTGATGAAGAAAAGCGCGAGGCAGAGATGGAGGCCCGTATGGCTGAGCTCGAGCGCCAGTTCCACCGCTAA
- the ramA gene encoding acetate metabolism transcriptional regulator RamA, with product MEPHRLKDDDEAVRAALSSLKTATGIPVTMYGTLLPDNRLQITQWVGLRTPALQNLVIDANVGVGGRVVSTRRAVGVSDYTRATTISHENDRYIQDEGLHSIVAVPVTVQREIRGVLYVGVHSPVRLGDKVIEEVTMTARCLEQDLAVNSALRRADGGKGGAARGHVMNGAEWEQVRSTHSKLRMLANRVSDEDLRKELEALCDQMVSPVRVKQSTKLSARELDVLSCVALGHTNVEAAEEMGIGAETVKSYLRSVMRKLGAHTRYEAVNAARRIGALP from the coding sequence ATGGAGCCGCATCGACTCAAGGATGATGACGAGGCTGTACGCGCAGCGCTGTCGTCACTGAAGACTGCTACGGGTATTCCCGTCACTATGTACGGAACCCTGCTGCCGGATAATCGCTTGCAGATTACCCAGTGGGTAGGCCTGCGTACTCCGGCATTGCAAAACTTGGTTATCGACGCCAACGTGGGCGTCGGCGGGCGCGTAGTTAGCACCCGCCGGGCAGTCGGTGTTTCTGATTACACCCGTGCCACGACGATTAGCCATGAGAATGACCGCTACATTCAGGACGAAGGCCTGCACTCCATTGTGGCAGTGCCTGTGACTGTCCAGCGTGAGATCCGCGGCGTCCTCTATGTCGGCGTCCATTCCCCGGTGCGCTTGGGTGACAAAGTCATTGAAGAGGTCACCATGACCGCTCGCTGCCTCGAGCAGGATCTCGCTGTGAACTCTGCACTTCGCCGTGCTGATGGCGGCAAGGGTGGCGCTGCCCGCGGCCACGTCATGAACGGTGCCGAGTGGGAGCAGGTGCGTTCTACGCACTCTAAGCTGCGCATGCTGGCTAACCGCGTGTCTGATGAGGATTTGCGCAAAGAACTAGAGGCTCTGTGTGACCAGATGGTCTCCCCAGTACGCGTCAAGCAGTCCACTAAGCTGTCCGCCCGCGAGCTCGATGTTCTCTCGTGCGTGGCTCTTGGCCACACCAACGTGGAAGCGGCCGAAGAAATGGGCATTGGCGCCGAGACCGTGAAGTCCTATCTTCGCTCTGTCATGCGTAAACTCGGAGCTCATACCCGTTATGAAGCGGTGAATGCAGCCCGCCGTATCGGCGCGCTGCCCTGA
- the epsC gene encoding serine O-acetyltransferase EpsC: MHILRMIREDLANAREHDPAARGDVENAVVYSGLHAIWSHRISHRMWKRGWRSPARILAQINRFFTGVEIHPGATIGRRFFIDHGMGIVIGETAEIGDGVMLYHGVTLGGQVLTQTKRHPTIEDNVTIGAGAKVLGPITVGEGSAVGANAVVTKDVPPNHIATGIPATNRPRKKEECIKLVDPDYYI, encoded by the coding sequence ATGCACATTTTGAGGATGATCCGCGAAGACCTCGCCAATGCCCGCGAGCATGACCCGGCGGCGCGTGGCGACGTCGAAAATGCTGTAGTTTATTCCGGCCTTCATGCCATCTGGTCACACCGTATTTCGCACCGAATGTGGAAGCGTGGATGGCGAAGCCCGGCCCGAATTTTAGCGCAAATAAACCGCTTCTTTACCGGCGTTGAAATTCACCCCGGCGCCACCATTGGTCGCCGCTTCTTCATCGACCATGGCATGGGAATTGTCATTGGTGAGACTGCTGAGATTGGTGATGGCGTCATGCTTTATCACGGTGTGACGCTGGGCGGCCAGGTGCTCACGCAAACCAAGCGCCACCCCACCATTGAAGACAACGTCACGATTGGTGCGGGCGCCAAGGTACTCGGCCCTATCACGGTGGGCGAAGGCTCGGCTGTGGGCGCTAACGCCGTCGTGACGAAGGATGTGCCGCCGAATCACATCGCCACGGGAATCCCTGCCACCAACCGCCCTCGCAAGAAGGAAGAGTGCATCAAGCTGGTGGACCCGGACTACTACATCTAG
- a CDS encoding metal-sensitive transcriptional regulator has product MAEQRETCSCHEPGVHGYNSDSEQKARYLARLKRIEGQTRGIHRMIDEDQYCIDIITQISAVTSALENVSLALLEDHIEHCVTGAAAEDEHVAAEKLEEAMRAIRKLVKS; this is encoded by the coding sequence ATGGCTGAACAGCGCGAAACCTGCTCGTGCCACGAGCCCGGTGTGCATGGCTATAACTCCGATAGTGAGCAGAAGGCTAGATATTTGGCCCGCCTCAAGCGCATCGAAGGCCAGACTCGCGGTATTCATCGCATGATTGATGAAGACCAGTACTGCATTGACATCATCACCCAAATCTCAGCGGTAACCTCTGCCCTCGAGAACGTCTCCCTCGCGCTCCTTGAGGACCATATTGAGCACTGTGTGACCGGAGCTGCCGCCGAAGATGAGCATGTGGCCGCAGAGAAGCTTGAGGAGGCTATGCGCGCCATTCGGAAGCTGGTCAAGAGCTAA